The genomic stretch GATTTCAAATATCACGAATATGACCAGCTGGGCAACGCAAGTGTTAATGGCTTTATTTTTGGTGTCCGACTTCCTCGTGACCAAGCACGCGATGAGAATCTTAACGTAGGAAAACACCTGAACGGACACGCTTATAATCTGCATGATGGCGGTGTTGAACAGGCCGAAAATGTTGTTCAGCACGGTGTTGCCGCAGGTTAGCTTCAGCAGGGACGGGTTGTCGCAAAAGACGTTCAACACGGAGCTTCGGCACCTGGGGAGCCTCGTCTGGAGGGAGAACAGCGAAACTATCAGGACGGAATCGAGGCCCCAGACCAGCGAGATGATCGCCACGACGAGCCTGGGCGTCATGATGGCGGTGTACCGCAGGGGCTTGCAGATGGCGACGTAGCGATCGAACGCCATGGCGGCCAGTATGAAGAGAACGCCGCCGCCGTACATGTGGAGCAGGAAGCCCTGCAGGACGCACAGGGGGTAGTGGACCTTGCTCGTCTCCGTGACGATGTCCGACAGCACCTTGGGCAGCATGGCGGTGATCCCCACCAGGTCGTTCAGGGGCAGGCTGAAGAGGATGAAGTACATGGGCTTGTGGAGGGTCCTCTGCGTTAtgatcagcagcagcagggtcaGGTTGCAGAAGACGCAGAACAAGTAGATCGCGACTCCGAAAAAGAAGATGGGGTACTTCCCTCCCGGGGGTATGAAGAATGGGTCTAGGCTGAGCTCAAAGCTGATGTTGAAGGACCTGTTCTCCATCAGGAGCAGCAGTGGccctgaaaaacagcagaagaagaagaacgcATCTTACCACACATTCAGTCCTATTTTAACACATACATTACATGTTTACCATGTGCCGCCAATGTATAATGTaaaaacagacctgggtcaaaatacctatttgttttggtttcaaatacttttctacgctttactgatctcgTCTGGTGTAtcggaaccaatgaaatactttgcacaaaaagtgcaaaccccatcTTCCGGTCATAtcggcaggctcagttacaccaggcaagatcaatagagcacagaaaagtatttgaatccaaaacaaatacgtatttgacccatctctgt from Anguilla anguilla isolate fAngAng1 chromosome 12, fAngAng1.pri, whole genome shotgun sequence encodes the following:
- the LOC118210133 gene encoding olfactory receptor 52E8-like encodes the protein MENRSFNISFELSLDPFFIPPGGKYPIFFFGVAIYLFCVFCNLTLLLLIITQRTLHKPMYFILFSLPLNDLVGITAMLPKVLSDIVTETSKVHYPLCVLQGFLLHMYGGGVLFILAAMAFDRYVAICKPLRYTAIMTPRLVVAIISLVWGLDSVLIVSLFSLQTRLPRCRSSVLNVFCDNPSLLKLTCGNTVLNNIFGLFNTAIMQIISVSVQVFSYVKILIACLVTRKSDTKNKAINTCVAQLVIFVIFEIVGTFTILSHRFKNVSVDLQKIMGMLIFLVPPLLNPIVYGLNTNEIRNTLLKVFQTRVVSV